A window of Belonocnema kinseyi isolate 2016_QV_RU_SX_M_011 chromosome 9, B_treatae_v1, whole genome shotgun sequence contains these coding sequences:
- the LOC117180371 gene encoding mediator of RNA polymerase II transcription subunit 9-like, whose translation MSSLKRILSTNGICVETPRKNEVISANDIDVGFIPVISKILRDVEKEQRDGLARNKQCQEIAHRAEELHKKFDLVRNQIQKLPGVELSIEDQLKNLENLKKQLRLKKELILKYRNMASQ comes from the coding sequence atgtCGTCTCTTAAACGTATACTATCAACAAATGGAATATGCGTAGAAACCCCGAGGAAGAACGAAGTGATATCAGCGAATGATATTGATGTTGGATTTATtccagtaatttcaaaaattcttcggGATGTGGAAAAGGAACAGAGAGATGGTCTGGCGAGAAATAAACAATGTCAGGAAATCGCTCATAGGGCGGAAGAATTGCATAAAAAGTTTGATCTCGTGAGGAATCAAATACAAAAACTACCAGGTGTCGAATTAAGCATTGAGGATCagctaaaaaatttggaaaatttgaaaaaacaactgaGATTGAAAAAGGAACTTATTCTAAAGTACCGCAATATGGCTTctcaataa